The DNA window TTGTGGTGAAGGCTTTTGTGGTCGAGGCGATCTGGAAGAGAGAATGTTCTGTCAGCGGTTCTGGCTTTCCCAGTTCGCGAAGCCCATGTCCGGCGAGATAGAGGGTTTGGTCTCCCTTCACGATTGCGATTCCTACGCCCGGAACTTTCCAGGCCACCCGGGCCTGCTCCACCAGCGTCTGAATGCGGGGAGAATCCGGTTCCGACGACAGCACTAGCACAGGCAGGAAAAAGAAAAGCAGTCGTATCATTCCGCCTATGTTAGCTTGGAGAAAATCATGAGCGCGACTCGCGAAAAAGCCCAACTCATGTCGGCCTCCGAGATGGATCGTACTTTGGTCCGCCTCGCACACGAAATTCTCGAGAAGTCCGACGATCTCACCAAACTCGCCTTTGTTGGTATCCGCCGCCGCGGCGTGCCGATTGCGCAACGTCTGGCCAGGAAGATTTCTGAGCTGGAAAAGACCGATGTGCCGGTTGGCATTCTTGATATCAATCTCTATCGTGACGATCTCACCACCGTCGGGGCAAAACCGGTGATTAACGCCACCGAAATCAATTTTGACATCAACGGTCTCGATATTGTTCTGACCGACGACGTGCTGTACACCGGCCGAACGGTGCGTTCAGCGCTCGACGCTCTGTTCGATCATGGCCGCCCGGCCCGGGTGCAGTTGCTGTGTCTGATTGACCGCGGTCACCGTGAATTGCCGATCGATGCGCGATATGTTGGGCGCAATGTGCCGACAACCTCGAATGAGATCATCGAAGTGAAACTGAATGAGATCGACGGGATGGAAAAAATTTTGCTCGTCGAAAAGGTATAACCATGACAAAAGGCCTCCTCGACATCGAGGCCCTGGACCGCGCGGAGATTGAGTCTCTTCTCACTCGTGCCGTAGACTTCCAACCGCTCCAAACCCAACGGGACAAACGTCTGGATTTGCTCGACGGCCGCCTTGTCGTCAATCTCTTCTTTGAAGCGTCTACCCGGACCCGCATCAGTTTTGAGATTGCAGCCAAGCGTCTGGGTGCAGATGCGATCTCCATTAGCGCGCAGGGTTCCAGTGTGTCGAAGGGCGAAACTCTTCTCGATACGGTGAGTACTTTGAGCGCGATGAAGCCGGATGCGATTGTGATGCGCCACGCGGCCTCAGGAGCGCCTCACTTCCTCGCCCGCCACCTGCCCACGATCCCGATCATCAATGCCGGCGACGGCCAGCATGAACATCCAACACAGGCATTGCTCGACGCGCGTACGATTCTTGACAACCGTGCGTCTCTCGAAGGGCTGCGTGTGGCGATCATTGGAGACATCCTGCACAGCCGGGTGGCACGATCAAATATCCACCTCTTGTCGAAGTTCGGCGTTGACATTGTCCTTTGCGGGCCTGCGCCGCTGGTGCCGCAGGATCTGAAGCACATTGCTCCTGGTGTCTCGATTACGCACGACATCAAGCAGGCGCTTCGTGATACAGACATCATCATGATGCTGCGGGTGCAGCTCGAGCGGCAGAACGAAACGAATTTTCCTGCCGGCGAGTATTCGCGATTCTACGGGTTGCGTGCCGAGAATCTGGCGCTCGCCAAGCCGGATGCGATCGTGATGCATCCGGGCCCGATGAACCGCGGGCGAGAAATTTCTACGGAAGTCGCTGACTCCTCGCGTTCCGTGATCCTGAGCCAGGTGGAGAACGGCATTGCCGTCCGCATGGCAGTCCTCGAAAGGGTATTGCAGTAAATGGCAAAGCTTCTCATTCGCAATGGAAGGGTGATCGACCCTGCGAATCGTATCGATCGCGTTGCCGACGTTCTTCTGGCCAATGGCATCGTCCGCGGGGTAGGGGAGAATCTCCCGTCGCGCGGAGCCGAAGAGTTCGATGCAACGGGCCTGATCGTGGCTCCTGGTTTTATCGACATGCACGTGCATCTTCGCGAACCGGGTTTTGAAAGTTCCGAGACGATTGAATCCGGCTCCAAGGCTGCGGCTGCTGGCGGCTTTACCAGCGTCTGCTGCATGCCGAATACCAGTCCGGTGAACGATACCGCTCATCTGACGCGCTATATCATTGAGCGAGCCAAGCAAGTGGCGAAGGTCAATGTCTTTCCCATTGGCGCGATTACAAAAGGCAGCGCAGGCGAAGAACTAGCTTCGATTGGCGCGATGCAGGCCGCCGGTACTGTTGCCATCTCTGATGACGGCCGCCCCGTGATGAACTCGCGCGTGATGCGCCGCGCCATGGAAATTGCAGCCAGCTTCGACATTCCGGTGATCGATCATTGTGAGGATCTGAATCTGTCGGCCGGTGGCGACATGCACGAAGGCCTGGCCTCACTGCGCTATGGTTTGCGCGGCATTCCCGCCTGTTCCGAGGATGTCATGGTTGCCCGCGACATTCTGCTCGCAGAAGTTACCGGGGCTCGCTTTCACGTTGCCCATCTGTCCACGACCAACGCAATTGCCATGGTGGCGGAAGCAAAGCGCCGTGGACTGCGCGTCACCTGCGAAGTGACGCCTCATCATTTTGCGATTCATGATCTGGAGATCACGCCCTATGACTCCAACTACAAAATGAAGCCGCCCATCCGTTGCTCGCACGACGTTGCGGCCATGATTGAGGGCATTAAGGCCGGCTACATTGACGCCATTGCGACCGATCACGCCCCGCACAGCGTTACGGACAAGATGCAGGAGTTTGAGC is part of the Bryobacter aggregatus MPL3 genome and encodes:
- the pyrR gene encoding bifunctional pyr operon transcriptional regulator/uracil phosphoribosyltransferase PyrR, which encodes MSATREKAQLMSASEMDRTLVRLAHEILEKSDDLTKLAFVGIRRRGVPIAQRLARKISELEKTDVPVGILDINLYRDDLTTVGAKPVINATEINFDINGLDIVLTDDVLYTGRTVRSALDALFDHGRPARVQLLCLIDRGHRELPIDARYVGRNVPTTSNEIIEVKLNEIDGMEKILLVEKV
- a CDS encoding aspartate carbamoyltransferase catalytic subunit, which encodes MTKGLLDIEALDRAEIESLLTRAVDFQPLQTQRDKRLDLLDGRLVVNLFFEASTRTRISFEIAAKRLGADAISISAQGSSVSKGETLLDTVSTLSAMKPDAIVMRHAASGAPHFLARHLPTIPIINAGDGQHEHPTQALLDARTILDNRASLEGLRVAIIGDILHSRVARSNIHLLSKFGVDIVLCGPAPLVPQDLKHIAPGVSITHDIKQALRDTDIIMMLRVQLERQNETNFPAGEYSRFYGLRAENLALAKPDAIVMHPGPMNRGREISTEVADSSRSVILSQVENGIAVRMAVLERVLQ
- a CDS encoding dihydroorotase; the encoded protein is MAKLLIRNGRVIDPANRIDRVADVLLANGIVRGVGENLPSRGAEEFDATGLIVAPGFIDMHVHLREPGFESSETIESGSKAAAAGGFTSVCCMPNTSPVNDTAHLTRYIIERAKQVAKVNVFPIGAITKGSAGEELASIGAMQAAGTVAISDDGRPVMNSRVMRRAMEIAASFDIPVIDHCEDLNLSAGGDMHEGLASLRYGLRGIPACSEDVMVARDILLAEVTGARFHVAHLSTTNAIAMVAEAKRRGLRVTCEVTPHHFAIHDLEITPYDSNYKMKPPIRCSHDVAAMIEGIKAGYIDAIATDHAPHSVTDKMQEFERCPFGILGLETAIGLSLECLVHPGHITIERMIELFTTGPAGILKLNRGALTPGLPADVTLLDLESKWTYDVNKSASKSRNSPFDGKVFRGRAVGTIVSGELIWQA